A window of the Desulfatirhabdium butyrativorans DSM 18734 genome harbors these coding sequences:
- a CDS encoding lysophospholipid acyltransferase family protein: MGFLEKRGNILLACDYRRVVPLLGRLPLAVGQAAAMLRGLVQAACDYDWRSIAVGFPYIRSRTYTAMGMIRPEKGRMWKIRKTAERFMHNSKEEWQACLFGQVDRMRRIEQNSAVDGLDALLDIQRQGRGVVMVGCHLDSFCMGMVLMGMKGLRVHIINTVAIEDERIQPDVRAFFQRKYRAMERLLNGLMAYHETEMPHFYGALERGETVCLMGDVPGSKSDVWIPFLGTRLRMPVGAWHMAKRTGSLVAAFVAVQEGVGRYRVVTLPPREIDPESPEKTLVPLYRFLEVWLRRMPERWVSADLLPAYS, encoded by the coding sequence ATGGGATTCTTGGAAAAACGGGGAAACATCCTTCTTGCATGCGATTATAGGCGCGTGGTTCCGCTTCTGGGAAGGCTGCCGCTTGCTGTCGGGCAGGCTGCGGCCATGCTGCGCGGCCTCGTGCAGGCGGCATGCGATTATGACTGGCGCTCGATCGCCGTCGGCTTTCCCTACATCCGAAGCCGGACATACACGGCCATGGGGATGATCCGGCCGGAAAAGGGGCGGATGTGGAAAATCCGAAAGACGGCCGAGCGCTTCATGCACAATTCCAAAGAGGAATGGCAGGCCTGCCTCTTCGGGCAGGTGGATCGGATGCGGCGGATCGAGCAAAACAGCGCGGTCGATGGGCTCGATGCCCTGCTGGACATCCAGCGGCAGGGCCGGGGTGTCGTGATGGTGGGATGCCATCTCGACAGTTTCTGCATGGGCATGGTGCTGATGGGGATGAAGGGGCTTCGGGTGCACATCATCAACACGGTGGCCATCGAGGATGAACGGATCCAGCCCGATGTGCGGGCGTTTTTTCAGCGCAAATACCGGGCGATGGAGCGGCTGCTGAACGGCTTGATGGCCTACCACGAAACGGAAATGCCCCATTTCTACGGGGCGCTCGAGCGTGGGGAGACGGTCTGTCTGATGGGGGATGTGCCGGGAAGCAAATCGGATGTGTGGATTCCGTTTCTGGGAACACGGCTTCGGATGCCGGTGGGTGCCTGGCATATGGCCAAACGGACGGGAAGCCTCGTCGCCGCGTTCGTGGCTGTCCAGGAAGGGGTGGGACGGTACCGGGTGGTGACCCTGCCGCCTCGCGAAATCGATCCCGAAAGCCCGGAGAAGACGCTGGTTCCGCTGTACCGGTTTCTGGAGGTGTGGCTCCGCCGGATGCCCGAGCGCTGGGTGTCTGCGGATCTGCTGCCGGCGTATTCTTGA
- a CDS encoding class I SAM-dependent methyltransferase, with the protein MIPFFEVIDPSGSNVSPECRLARDMGRPPGGVACVEAERNARLWANGVEAKRIGLIFDPHFWYSTELWNRWIEALDAEGSGFCGLDAPLGNQNPAWRGENGLFIPPYATLRQLEDAASQTIQNPLWIERTVTSALDAAVVVVDAAVLRNVPEELRIGELPRLWVEEAAPLRLFCRGWLHAFSAVAEEGARQDLLAMTDWRGRVLELGCGEGRMGRRCRELGNTVWWMGVDIDPVCLSRAEAHLDAVLCCNLDAGLPLAEDARFDRIVCADVLEHLKFPWRLLAELRRHIADDGQLIASFPNVGHWSAIEDLLAGRWDETPSGLFCVTHLRFGTKATWDRWLKTAGWEPIRWEEERFPMPEAWLRMLALSPVSWDKDALETLRYRVVAAAGTIHR; encoded by the coding sequence ATGATACCGTTCTTTGAAGTGATCGATCCATCCGGAAGCAACGTTTCCCCGGAGTGCCGACTTGCCAGGGACATGGGGCGACCGCCCGGTGGCGTTGCGTGCGTTGAGGCCGAACGGAATGCGCGTTTGTGGGCGAATGGCGTGGAGGCAAAACGGATCGGTCTCATCTTCGATCCCCATTTCTGGTACAGCACTGAGTTGTGGAACCGATGGATCGAGGCTCTGGATGCCGAGGGAAGCGGGTTCTGCGGGCTCGATGCGCCGCTTGGAAACCAAAATCCGGCCTGGCGTGGGGAGAATGGGCTGTTCATTCCGCCGTATGCCACGCTTCGGCAACTGGAGGATGCCGCTTCGCAGACGATCCAAAATCCGCTGTGGATCGAGCGAACCGTGACTTCAGCCCTGGATGCGGCCGTTGTCGTTGTCGATGCGGCGGTGTTACGCAACGTCCCGGAAGAGCTGCGGATCGGGGAACTTCCACGGCTCTGGGTGGAAGAGGCCGCGCCGCTTCGGCTCTTCTGCCGGGGATGGTTGCATGCCTTTTCCGCAGTCGCCGAAGAGGGCGCCCGGCAGGATCTGCTCGCCATGACCGACTGGCGCGGTCGGGTGCTGGAGCTCGGATGCGGCGAAGGACGGATGGGCAGGCGGTGCCGAGAGTTGGGAAACACCGTCTGGTGGATGGGTGTTGACATCGATCCGGTATGCCTTTCCCGTGCCGAAGCGCATCTGGATGCCGTGTTGTGTTGCAATCTCGATGCGGGTCTTCCCCTGGCCGAAGATGCCCGATTCGATCGCATCGTATGCGCCGATGTGCTGGAGCATCTGAAATTTCCGTGGCGGCTTCTGGCGGAACTCCGCCGCCACATCGCAGACGATGGGCAGCTCATCGCCTCGTTCCCCAATGTCGGGCACTGGTCCGCCATCGAGGATCTGCTGGCCGGAAGATGGGATGAAACCCCGTCGGGCCTGTTTTGTGTGACCCATCTGCGCTTCGGAACAAAAGCTACGTGGGATCGCTGGCTGAAAACGGCCGGTTGGGAGCCGATCCGCTGGGAAGAAGAGCGATTTCCGATGCCGGAGGCATGGCTGCGGATGCTTGCACTTTCGCCCGTTTCCTGGGATAAGGATGCATTGGAGACCCTGCGGTATCGGGTGGTGGCCGCTGCTGGAACGATACATCGATGA
- a CDS encoding class I SAM-dependent methyltransferase: MRTRKREAFQNRTAWDTIDDFGEQWRKYTGNTGYYGSTDSLIALFGNLLSAGDIRGKRIADVGAGSGRYTRMFHSMGAASILAIEPSSAMEVLQRNTADLDRIEYLQARADEIPALGFDGVFCIGVLQFIPDPDASLQAMGKALGPGGKLFLWVYGRENNEAYLRLSAPIRAVSWRLPHTALDFAAASLAAIASLYALVCRHARLRLPLSEYLLGYYGKLDFYSRKLIAYDQLNPKYAKYYRREELETLLRRNGFSDIRMHHYLNYSWSAVATYVGG, translated from the coding sequence ATGCGAACGAGAAAACGAGAAGCGTTTCAAAACCGAACGGCATGGGATACCATCGACGATTTCGGAGAACAGTGGCGAAAGTATACCGGAAATACGGGCTATTACGGATCGACGGATTCGCTGATTGCCTTGTTTGGCAACCTGCTGAGCGCTGGAGACATTCGGGGAAAACGTATTGCCGATGTCGGGGCGGGCTCCGGGCGGTATACGAGGATGTTTCATTCGATGGGCGCAGCATCGATTCTGGCGATCGAGCCGTCATCCGCCATGGAAGTGCTGCAGCGAAACACGGCCGATCTGGATCGGATTGAATACTTGCAGGCGAGGGCCGACGAGATTCCGGCGCTCGGATTTGACGGGGTCTTCTGTATCGGCGTGCTCCAGTTCATTCCCGATCCGGATGCCTCGCTCCAGGCCATGGGAAAGGCCCTCGGGCCCGGCGGGAAACTGTTTCTGTGGGTCTATGGGCGGGAAAACAACGAGGCCTATCTCCGCCTGTCGGCGCCCATTCGGGCTGTCAGTTGGCGGCTGCCGCACACTGCTCTCGATTTTGCGGCAGCCAGCCTTGCCGCCATCGCCTCCCTCTATGCCCTTGTATGCCGTCATGCCCGTTTGCGCCTCCCCCTTTCCGAATATCTGCTCGGCTACTACGGCAAACTCGATTTTTACAGCCGCAAACTGATCGCCTACGATCAGCTCAACCCGAAATACGCCAAATACTACCGCAGGGAAGAGCTGGAAACCCTTTTGCGGCGAAACGGTTTTTCCGACATCCGGATGCACCATTACCTGAACTACAGTTGGAGCGCCGTTGCGACCTATGTCGGCGGTTGA
- a CDS encoding glycosyltransferase family 2 protein, with translation MELTILMPCLNEAETIEACIREALEAIHASSLKGEVLVADNGSTDGSAELARAAGARVVLVEAKGYGNALSGGIAAAFGRYILMGDADGSYDFSELPRFLDKLRQGADLVMGCRLPSGGGRILPGAMPWKHRWIGNPVLSAIGKLFFRSPVQDFHCGLRAFRKEAIDRLGLCTAGMEFASEMVVKASLFGLRIDQVPITLRPDGRSRPPHLRSWRDGWRHLRFMLLYSPMWLFIIPGLFLFLSGLIGFTLLLPAPLRIGGVTFDLSTLLVFAAAILTGFQMLGFGLFVKAYAVHRGLLPHQNRWRRLVQGKPVEWGIAIGVLFILIGAGFLLHAIDIWREAGFGPLPYQQILRIVISATTAIGLGIQVMVNGFALAVLGLRIKSDDTSG, from the coding sequence ATGGAACTCACCATCCTCATGCCTTGCCTCAACGAGGCCGAAACCATCGAAGCCTGCATCCGGGAGGCCCTCGAAGCCATCCACGCTTCGAGTCTTAAAGGCGAGGTGCTTGTTGCAGACAACGGCAGCACGGACGGCTCCGCAGAACTTGCCCGGGCGGCAGGCGCCCGCGTTGTCCTTGTCGAAGCCAAAGGCTACGGCAATGCGCTTTCGGGCGGCATTGCGGCAGCCTTTGGCCGGTACATCCTCATGGGAGATGCCGACGGAAGCTACGATTTTTCGGAGCTCCCCCGGTTCCTCGACAAACTGCGCCAAGGCGCCGATCTCGTCATGGGGTGTCGCCTGCCTTCCGGCGGCGGCCGCATCCTGCCGGGCGCCATGCCCTGGAAACACCGCTGGATCGGAAACCCCGTCCTCTCGGCCATCGGAAAGCTCTTTTTCCGCTCCCCCGTCCAGGATTTTCACTGCGGCCTGCGGGCCTTCCGCAAAGAAGCCATCGATCGCCTCGGCCTGTGCACCGCCGGAATGGAATTCGCATCCGAAATGGTAGTCAAGGCCAGCCTCTTCGGCCTTCGCATCGATCAGGTCCCCATCACGCTTCGGCCCGACGGCAGGAGCCGCCCGCCGCATCTGCGCAGTTGGCGCGACGGATGGCGACACCTGCGCTTCATGCTGCTCTACAGTCCGATGTGGCTTTTCATCATTCCCGGGCTCTTCCTATTTCTGTCGGGCCTGATCGGTTTTACCCTTCTCTTGCCCGCACCGCTTCGCATCGGTGGGGTGACCTTCGATCTGTCCACGCTTCTGGTTTTCGCCGCAGCCATCCTGACCGGTTTTCAGATGCTCGGCTTCGGGCTGTTCGTAAAAGCCTATGCCGTGCACAGGGGGCTGCTGCCCCATCAGAACCGTTGGCGCCGCCTTGTTCAGGGCAAACCCGTCGAGTGGGGGATCGCCATCGGCGTGCTCTTCATCCTTATCGGCGCGGGTTTCCTGCTTCATGCGATCGACATCTGGCGGGAGGCAGGCTTCGGGCCCCTGCCCTATCAGCAGATTCTGCGGATCGTGATTTCCGCCACGACAGCCATCGGCCTCGGCATCCAGGTCATGGTGAACGGTTTCGCCCTTGCCGTACTGGGTCTTCGCATCAAGAGCGACGATACTTCCGGATGA
- a CDS encoding glycosyltransferase, translating to MRSYKIKIMPHIQRPKRPVTLVIIVNYHSARMCLDAAASVVAADALGPIQVVVVDNSVDAAEAHVLGDGLPEGVSLIVNPENRGFGVACNQVLAEYAPDMIFLLNPDAVIDPECLIRLQRCLVSDAHIGAVGPQIYWDAARRFLLPPSLPTEAMAFHGSLAPYPALERLLCLMWRRWALRVWKAVKPLRVWNLSGGHVLLDAAAVCRAGGLFDERFFLYYEDSDLFLRLRQAGYRLMVEPWAVVVHGFDRCARAEIAQKRQWMQESAGRFWEKHGAGTAGRFFRKDRVHLNLRSFLQAADRIWDGVLPGETASSPDAVFPEAFSMKVPAELSSGWLFEWSPNENFLPAAGCLGTGGALEFSAEDFALLSPGRYAARVGRDGAWFPEAVKFWIIKDDGIAKSRSTP from the coding sequence ATGCGTTCCTACAAAATCAAGATCATGCCGCACATCCAGCGTCCAAAGCGTCCTGTCACCCTTGTCATCATCGTCAACTACCATTCCGCCCGGATGTGTCTCGATGCTGCAGCTTCGGTTGTTGCTGCCGATGCGCTCGGCCCGATCCAGGTCGTTGTGGTGGACAATTCGGTGGATGCAGCCGAGGCGCATGTTCTGGGCGACGGCCTTCCTGAAGGAGTTTCGCTGATCGTCAATCCGGAAAACCGCGGGTTTGGCGTGGCCTGTAACCAGGTCCTTGCCGAGTACGCACCGGATATGATCTTTCTGCTGAACCCCGATGCCGTCATCGATCCGGAATGCCTGATTCGGTTGCAACGCTGTCTGGTGTCGGATGCGCATATCGGCGCCGTAGGACCGCAGATTTACTGGGATGCGGCCAGGCGGTTTCTGCTGCCGCCGTCGCTGCCGACGGAAGCAATGGCGTTTCACGGATCTCTGGCTCCCTATCCGGCGCTGGAGCGCCTCCTGTGCCTGATGTGGCGGCGCTGGGCGCTTCGGGTGTGGAAAGCCGTAAAACCCCTTCGGGTGTGGAATCTATCGGGCGGGCATGTCCTGCTCGATGCGGCAGCGGTTTGTCGGGCCGGAGGGCTTTTCGATGAGCGGTTTTTCCTGTATTATGAAGATAGTGATTTGTTTCTGCGGCTTCGGCAGGCTGGATACCGGCTGATGGTCGAGCCTTGGGCTGTCGTGGTGCATGGTTTCGATCGGTGCGCCCGGGCCGAAATTGCGCAGAAACGGCAATGGATGCAGGAGTCGGCTGGCCGGTTTTGGGAAAAACACGGTGCCGGCACAGCAGGGCGTTTTTTCCGGAAAGACAGGGTGCATTTGAACCTTCGATCCTTCCTTCAGGCCGCAGACAGGATCTGGGATGGCGTGCTGCCAGGCGAAACCGCATCCTCCCCGGATGCGGTCTTTCCGGAGGCTTTTTCGATGAAAGTCCCGGCGGAGCTTTCTTCCGGATGGCTCTTCGAATGGAGCCCGAACGAGAATTTTCTGCCTGCCGCCGGCTGCCTCGGGACGGGAGGCGCCCTGGAATTTTCTGCGGAAGATTTCGCATTGTTGTCCCCGGGAAGGTACGCGGCAAGAGTCGGCAGGGATGGGGCCTGGTTTCCGGAGGCGGTGAAATTTTGGATCATCAAGGATGATGGCATCGCAAAAAGTCGATCTACCCCCTGA
- a CDS encoding methyltransferase domain-containing protein, with amino-acid sequence MTKNAAADSTPTETARWASLPEPFHFYRLMLDGDHLHFGFWPEEEPELSLEEAQQRLFERMAALLPKAPARILDVGCGLGVSAHALGLLGYEVTAIAPSDELIAYAREQYGAPNVRFEAADFLDEDAAFRKRRYDVLWFQESLQYLHPIDVLLKACQDLLEQEGGRIVLCDEVVSGNGPLDGSLVHPLRNILLGLAAAGFRVRHLERIGERVRPTCREMIRRFDGHRDMLLQAIGGMDTARRIDHYRNGWQSQAGWYETGRMNYAVLCATRDALVIRTYRDGDEERILPMFREIFGVDRSLAHWQWKFRDNPFGGGAISLAEDAQGRLAAHFCGYAVPMAETSVPRRHFITYQGGDTMTHPAFRGAGIGKDSALARTARCFYTAFCEGKTPFIYGFNTGIIRKLGERFLGYEYLPEVPYHVLEIGRLAACSVWERFLWRIRGFSVERVTRITDAYSLFFDRVSRHYGLLVERDDRYLRWRYLECPDGVHRVYALRRWGKLVGWGVFRRKGDVLAWGDALFDPVQVHALEYWLAEGLRWEHAMKERTTTGGTPVSGNAEPSESKAVCRIEAWFSPNPSWWTDALRRVGFIVKPEPHHLFPCVKRFSDQYDLQALGARWYYTWGDSDLF; translated from the coding sequence ATGACGAAAAATGCGGCAGCCGACAGCACCCCGACCGAAACAGCCCGATGGGCGAGTCTCCCCGAGCCGTTTCACTTTTATCGGTTGATGCTGGATGGGGACCATCTGCATTTCGGCTTTTGGCCGGAAGAGGAGCCGGAGCTCTCGCTCGAAGAAGCCCAACAGCGATTGTTCGAGCGGATGGCCGCCCTGCTTCCGAAAGCGCCGGCCCGGATCCTGGATGTGGGATGTGGATTGGGAGTTTCGGCGCATGCATTGGGGCTTTTGGGGTATGAGGTGACGGCAATCGCGCCTTCGGATGAGCTGATCGCCTATGCCCGGGAACAGTACGGAGCGCCGAATGTCCGCTTCGAGGCAGCCGATTTTCTGGATGAAGATGCCGCCTTTCGAAAACGCCGCTACGATGTTCTCTGGTTTCAGGAGTCGCTGCAGTATTTGCATCCCATTGACGTCTTGCTGAAGGCCTGTCAGGATCTTCTTGAGCAAGAGGGCGGGCGCATTGTCCTGTGTGACGAGGTGGTCAGCGGGAACGGGCCGCTGGATGGAAGCCTTGTGCATCCGTTGCGGAACATCCTGCTTGGCTTGGCTGCGGCCGGTTTTCGGGTGCGTCATCTGGAGCGGATCGGTGAACGGGTCAGGCCGACCTGCAGGGAAATGATCCGGCGATTCGATGGCCATCGCGACATGCTGCTGCAAGCGATCGGCGGAATGGATACAGCCCGGCGCATCGATCATTACCGGAACGGCTGGCAGTCGCAGGCCGGGTGGTACGAAACCGGGCGGATGAATTATGCAGTGCTCTGCGCCACTCGGGATGCACTCGTCATCCGAACCTATCGGGATGGGGACGAAGAGCGCATCCTGCCGATGTTCCGGGAAATCTTCGGTGTGGATCGAAGTCTCGCGCATTGGCAATGGAAATTCCGGGACAATCCCTTCGGTGGGGGGGCCATTAGCCTTGCGGAAGACGCACAGGGCAGGCTGGCGGCCCATTTCTGCGGCTATGCCGTTCCGATGGCTGAAACCTCGGTGCCGAGGCGACATTTCATCACCTATCAGGGCGGGGACACCATGACCCATCCGGCGTTTCGGGGGGCCGGAATCGGAAAAGACAGCGCGCTCGCCCGGACGGCCCGCTGCTTTTATACGGCGTTTTGCGAAGGGAAAACCCCGTTCATCTACGGTTTTAACACCGGCATCATCCGGAAATTGGGGGAGCGCTTCCTCGGATACGAATATCTGCCCGAAGTTCCCTATCATGTGCTGGAGATTGGACGCCTTGCCGCATGCTCCGTTTGGGAAAGGTTCTTGTGGCGGATCCGGGGATTTTCGGTGGAGAGGGTGACGCGCATCACCGATGCGTATTCGCTGTTTTTCGATCGGGTATCACGGCATTACGGCCTTCTGGTCGAGCGAGACGACCGGTATCTCCGATGGCGGTATCTCGAATGCCCGGATGGCGTCCATCGGGTCTATGCGCTTCGGCGCTGGGGAAAACTGGTCGGCTGGGGGGTGTTCCGGCGAAAAGGGGATGTGCTCGCATGGGGGGATGCCCTCTTCGATCCGGTGCAGGTGCATGCCCTGGAGTATTGGCTTGCCGAAGGGTTGCGGTGGGAGCATGCGATGAAGGAGAGAACAACGACCGGAGGAACCCCGGTGTCCGGCAATGCCGAGCCATCCGAATCCAAAGCCGTTTGCCGGATCGAAGCCTGGTTTTCACCGAATCCGAGCTGGTGGACCGATGCACTCCGACGTGTCGGGTTTATCGTGAAGCCTGAGCCCCACCACCTGTTTCCGTGCGTGAAGCGTTTTTCGGATCAGTATGATCTTCAGGCCCTTGGCGCAAGGTGGTACTATACTTGGGGAGACAGCGACCTGTTCTGA
- a CDS encoding DUF4258 domain-containing protein, protein MSIDIEWIRKHITNGEYLYRLHAAERASERNIDPLDVKEALINGDIIEQYPEDPRGKSCLVCGKTALGRILHILCGCSEDILWIITVYEPDPIIWSNDRKRRYSP, encoded by the coding sequence TTGAGCATCGATATTGAATGGATTCGAAAGCATATTACCAATGGTGAATATCTCTATCGTCTCCATGCAGCAGAAAGAGCATCCGAACGGAATATCGATCCCCTTGATGTAAAGGAAGCACTGATAAACGGGGATATTATCGAACAATACCCAGAAGATCCGAGAGGTAAAAGTTGTCTGGTATGTGGGAAAACAGCTTTGGGAAGAATATTGCATATTCTGTGTGGATGTTCGGAGGATATCTTGTGGATTATCACAGTATATGAGCCGGACCCGATAATATGGTCAAATGATCGCAAAAGGAGATATTCGCCATGA
- a CDS encoding YgiT-type zinc finger protein, translated as MKCVECGGEMMDVIGTVKMTCRDGSLILFKGIPMKQCRQCGEQYLSGQWSETIGEMMRRREELAYDEILRVPVVHIDGSLHLSGVVG; from the coding sequence ATGAAATGCGTTGAATGTGGCGGGGAAATGATGGATGTGATCGGAACCGTTAAAATGACCTGTCGGGACGGAAGCCTGATCTTGTTCAAGGGGATTCCGATGAAACAGTGTAGACAATGTGGAGAACAATATCTTTCAGGACAATGGTCCGAAACAATAGGCGAAATGATGCGACGAAGAGAAGAACTGGCATATGATGAAATCCTGCGGGTGCCTGTTGTCCATATCGATGGTTCCCTTCACCTTTCAGGTGTTGTTGGATGA
- a CDS encoding PIG-L family deacetylase, translated as MKQESELIPFVPFDPVGKRVLVLAPHPDDETIGCGGTLALHRLAGGPVRVVFLTDGSKGTADACVTAEQCARERRQEALAACAALGISDVVFWDYEDRRLCDARCSLNRLIETIEDFRPERIYVPSILEFHPDHRMTAFLIGDFASSVAGFDDVEIWMYEVNQPVCVNTLVDISPVLDRKQSALACYASQLKVRPYDAVSLALNRFRSLTLPEGCTHAEGFFRCTLGDIRKNGLYGLPIVCIDRYRPAVWESGPLVSILIRTKDRLQHLANAIRSVVGQTYRHIEIVVVNDGGEDVQGLVEREARGLPVTYIRHETSKGRASAANAALTAARGAWLNFLDDDDVLYPDHVETLIRKLQECGGDAAYGGVRTCRYRSVETVSEGPLSEEIRFNHPFDPDVLLFENYLPIMSVLFSKAALSEMERWFDERLILFEDWDFWIRLSRGRAFHHVDAITAEYRLYGEEDIEEAHRSKYRYDEAQADLFDRAKPWMDGKAWLQFQRKGSYGELKRQNEGLASELFRLRRHAEALEQRLCALESLRSEEIRGLVEALSSERMQQVDTWIERLAEQATALQDVMQEWRAFQGARRECPDSPGEACMPNRPGSIRRFLRRIEALCRFDPDWYRRQYPDVAASGRSPLVHFLLHGMREGRQSFDMNK; from the coding sequence ATGAAACAAGAGAGCGAACTGATCCCTTTTGTGCCCTTCGACCCTGTCGGGAAACGGGTCCTCGTGCTGGCGCCCCATCCGGACGATGAAACCATCGGTTGCGGAGGAACGCTTGCCCTGCACCGGTTGGCTGGGGGTCCGGTCCGGGTGGTGTTTCTGACCGACGGCTCGAAGGGAACTGCGGATGCATGCGTGACTGCTGAGCAATGCGCTCGGGAGCGGCGACAGGAAGCCCTTGCCGCCTGCGCTGCTCTGGGGATTTCCGATGTCGTGTTCTGGGACTATGAAGACCGCAGGCTTTGCGATGCCCGATGCAGCCTGAACCGGCTCATCGAAACGATCGAAGACTTTCGGCCGGAGCGCATTTATGTGCCTTCGATTCTGGAGTTTCATCCCGATCATCGCATGACGGCCTTTCTGATCGGGGATTTCGCATCGAGTGTTGCAGGGTTCGACGATGTCGAAATCTGGATGTACGAGGTGAATCAACCCGTTTGCGTGAATACCCTTGTCGATATTTCTCCCGTTCTCGATCGGAAGCAGTCGGCACTCGCCTGTTATGCCTCCCAACTGAAGGTGCGGCCCTACGATGCCGTAAGCCTCGCCCTGAACCGATTCCGGTCGCTTACCCTACCCGAGGGATGCACCCATGCCGAAGGGTTTTTCCGGTGTACGCTCGGCGACATTCGGAAAAATGGTCTTTATGGGCTTCCAATCGTTTGCATCGATCGCTACCGGCCGGCCGTTTGGGAATCCGGGCCCTTGGTGTCCATTCTCATCCGGACAAAGGATCGGCTCCAGCATTTGGCTAATGCCATCCGATCCGTCGTCGGGCAGACGTATCGCCATATCGAGATCGTGGTGGTGAATGACGGGGGGGAGGATGTCCAGGGGCTGGTGGAGCGGGAGGCGCGAGGTCTTCCGGTGACGTACATCCGCCATGAGACGTCGAAAGGAAGGGCTTCTGCCGCCAATGCGGCGCTCACTGCCGCCCGAGGGGCATGGCTGAATTTTTTGGACGACGACGATGTGCTCTATCCCGATCATGTCGAAACCCTGATCCGAAAGCTTCAGGAATGCGGCGGGGATGCAGCCTACGGCGGGGTGCGCACCTGCCGCTATCGATCCGTTGAAACCGTTTCAGAGGGGCCTCTCAGCGAGGAAATCCGCTTCAACCATCCCTTCGATCCGGATGTTCTGCTCTTCGAGAACTATCTGCCGATCATGAGTGTGCTCTTCTCCAAAGCGGCGCTTTCCGAGATGGAGCGGTGGTTCGATGAACGCCTGATCCTGTTTGAAGACTGGGATTTTTGGATTCGGCTCTCGAGGGGCCGAGCCTTTCATCACGTGGATGCGATTACGGCGGAATATCGGTTGTACGGAGAAGAGGACATCGAAGAAGCCCATCGCAGCAAATATCGATACGATGAAGCACAGGCCGATTTGTTTGACCGAGCCAAACCGTGGATGGATGGAAAGGCCTGGCTGCAGTTTCAGCGGAAGGGCTCTTATGGGGAGCTCAAGCGGCAAAACGAAGGGCTGGCTTCTGAGCTGTTCCGGCTTCGGCGCCATGCGGAAGCTTTGGAGCAGAGGCTTTGCGCCCTTGAATCGCTTCGAAGCGAAGAAATCCGGGGGTTGGTGGAAGCACTGTCTTCCGAACGAATGCAGCAGGTCGATACGTGGATCGAACGTCTGGCGGAACAGGCGACGGCCTTGCAGGACGTGATGCAGGAGTGGCGGGCTTTTCAAGGGGCACGAAGGGAATGTCCCGATTCTCCTGGTGAAGCGTGTATGCCGAATCGCCCCGGATCGATCCGCCGATTCCTGCGGCGGATCGAGGCCTTGTGCCGCTTCGATCCGGACTGGTATCGCCGGCAATATCCGGATGTAGCGGCTTCGGGCCGAAGTCCTTTGGTGCATTTCCTGCTGCATGGCATGCGGGAAGGGCGACAATCCTTTGATATGAACAAATGA